Proteins from a genomic interval of Caulobacter rhizosphaerae:
- a CDS encoding potassium transporter Kup, with protein sequence MASEASGAPAPDSAAPCDVPPQAGHDPKGHGFLALALGAVGVVFGDIGTSPLYAMREALAHSRSTTATEHAVLGVVSLVLWTLTLFVTIKYVIFFMRADNKGEGGTLALMALAQKALGKVGNKRSTAVFFLGVIGAALFYGDGIITPAISVLSAVEGMKDAPHVGHALTPYILPISAGILVALFLVQAKGTHRMAALFGPVMAAWFLILGALGLFHLVDDLSILRAVNPWYGLRFLLENGFLGFVILGSVFLAVTGAEALYADMGHFGKSPIRAAWLYLAFPCLALNYLGQGSLVLDHPASRHNPFWDMVPTFAYWPVLLMATAATVIASQAVITGAFSMTQQAVQLGLLPRLDIKRTSETQAGQIYVPAVNTFLLVGVLILLVMFQSSHKLASAYGIAVTGAMFVDTLLAYVVLRLVWKWSLWQTAALLIPLAMIDMVFIASNMLKIPDGAWLPLAFGAVLVLVMWTWTRGAQILTDKTRRDSVPLVDLMEILRARAPHRAPGTAIFLTSDPDMTPVALMHNLKHNKVLHERNVILTVRTAETPRVADEDRVRTQAINADFKKVEIYYGFMESPNVPKALAILRKQQGLKFDIMATSFFLGRRSIVPSANSGMPLWQDRIFIFLMKNATNPTDFFKIPPGRVVELGAQVTV encoded by the coding sequence ATGGCTTCCGAAGCCTCTGGCGCCCCTGCTCCCGACAGCGCCGCCCCGTGTGATGTCCCTCCGCAAGCCGGCCATGACCCGAAAGGGCACGGTTTCCTCGCGCTCGCGCTCGGCGCCGTGGGCGTGGTGTTCGGCGACATCGGGACCAGCCCGCTCTACGCCATGCGCGAGGCCCTGGCCCATTCGCGCAGCACCACCGCGACCGAGCACGCCGTGCTGGGCGTGGTGTCGCTGGTGCTGTGGACCCTGACGCTGTTCGTCACGATCAAGTACGTGATCTTCTTCATGCGGGCCGACAACAAGGGCGAGGGCGGCACCCTGGCCCTGATGGCCCTGGCCCAGAAGGCGCTGGGCAAGGTCGGCAACAAGCGCTCGACCGCGGTGTTCTTCCTGGGCGTGATCGGCGCGGCGCTGTTCTACGGCGACGGCATCATTACCCCCGCCATCTCGGTGTTGTCGGCGGTCGAGGGCATGAAGGACGCGCCGCACGTCGGCCACGCCTTGACGCCCTATATCCTGCCGATCTCGGCGGGGATCCTGGTGGCGCTGTTCCTGGTCCAGGCCAAGGGCACCCATCGCATGGCCGCCCTGTTCGGGCCGGTGATGGCGGCCTGGTTCCTGATCCTGGGCGCTCTCGGCCTGTTCCACCTGGTCGACGACCTGTCGATCCTGCGCGCCGTCAATCCCTGGTACGGCCTGCGCTTCCTGCTCGAAAACGGCTTCCTGGGCTTCGTCATCCTGGGCAGCGTGTTCCTGGCCGTGACCGGGGCCGAAGCCCTGTACGCAGACATGGGCCACTTCGGCAAAAGCCCGATCCGAGCGGCCTGGCTGTACCTGGCCTTCCCTTGCCTGGCCCTGAACTATCTGGGCCAGGGCTCGCTGGTGCTGGACCACCCGGCCTCGCGGCACAATCCGTTCTGGGACATGGTCCCGACCTTCGCTTACTGGCCGGTGCTGCTGATGGCCACCGCGGCCACGGTCATCGCCAGCCAGGCGGTGATCACCGGCGCCTTCTCGATGACCCAGCAGGCGGTGCAGCTTGGCCTGCTGCCGCGCCTGGACATCAAGCGCACCTCCGAGACCCAGGCCGGCCAGATCTACGTGCCGGCGGTCAATACCTTCCTGCTGGTGGGCGTGCTGATCCTGCTGGTGATGTTCCAGAGCTCGCACAAGCTGGCTTCGGCCTATGGCATCGCCGTGACCGGCGCGATGTTCGTCGACACCCTGCTGGCCTACGTGGTGCTGCGCCTGGTGTGGAAGTGGAGCCTCTGGCAGACCGCCGCCCTGCTGATCCCGCTGGCGATGATCGACATGGTGTTCATCGCCTCCAACATGCTGAAGATCCCGGACGGCGCCTGGCTGCCCCTGGCTTTCGGGGCTGTGCTGGTGCTGGTCATGTGGACCTGGACGCGCGGCGCCCAGATCCTGACCGACAAGACCCGCCGCGACAGCGTGCCCCTGGTCGACCTGATGGAGATCCTGCGGGCCCGCGCCCCGCACCGCGCCCCCGGCACGGCGATCTTCCTGACCTCCGACCCGGACATGACCCCGGTCGCCCTGATGCACAACCTCAAGCACAACAAGGTGCTGCACGAGCGCAACGTGATCCTGACCGTCCGCACGGCCGAGACGCCGCGCGTCGCCGACGAGGACCGCGTCCGCACCCAGGCCATCAACGCCGACTTCAAGAAGGTCGAGATCTATTACGGCTTCATGGAAAGCCCGAACGTGCCCAAGGCCCTGGCCATCCTGCGCAAACAGCAGGGCCTGAAGTTCGACATCATGGCCACCAGCTTCTTCCTGGGCCGCCGTTCGATCGTGCCGTCGGCTAATAGCGGCATGCCGCTGTGGCAGGACCGGATCTTCATCTTCCTGATGAAGAACGCTACCAACCCGACCGACTTCTTCAAGATCCCGCCCGGCCGCGTGGTCGAGCTGGGCGCCCAGGTGACGGTCTAG
- a CDS encoding Rrf2 family transcriptional regulator encodes MSDSQKFPVAAHALAYLAHKNAFSADRAVASAELAASVPTNPVVVRRVTAMLGKAGLIGARAGANGGAWLLKAPETITLDVVLRAVNGCAHLGVAPKGVKGCPVGEKIPDAVRGAMIAADTAVADRLSQISVADLLNSATVEAAA; translated from the coding sequence ATGTCCGACAGTCAGAAATTCCCCGTCGCCGCGCACGCCCTGGCCTATCTGGCGCACAAGAATGCGTTCTCGGCGGACCGCGCCGTGGCCAGCGCCGAGCTGGCCGCCTCGGTCCCGACCAACCCGGTCGTGGTGCGTCGCGTGACGGCCATGCTGGGCAAGGCGGGGCTGATCGGCGCGCGGGCCGGGGCCAACGGCGGGGCCTGGCTGCTGAAGGCCCCCGAGACCATCACCCTGGACGTCGTCCTGCGAGCCGTGAACGGTTGCGCCCACCTCGGCGTGGCCCCCAAGGGCGTCAAGGGCTGCCCGGTGGGGGAGAAGATTCCCGACGCCGTGCGCGGGGCGATGATCGCCGCCGACACGGCCGTCGCCGACCGCCTGTCGCAGATCTCGGTCGCCGACCTGCTGAACAGCGCGACGGTCGAGGCGGCGGCTTAG
- a CDS encoding flavodoxin family protein, translated as MTKVAIVYHSGYGHTAVLADKIAEGVRDAGQTPVVLKIDNAAQDFAPIIEQITAADAVVFGAPTYMGDVSGVFKVFADATAGAFFTGAWKDKLAAGFTNSHSFAGDKGHALESLTILAAQHGMNWVNLGLAPPGVTAAERGPDTINRVGSFIGLAGQSDNASPEISPPAGDRETARLFGVRIAEAAVRWTRGAQPALSEAA; from the coding sequence ATGACCAAGGTCGCCATCGTTTATCACTCGGGCTACGGCCATACCGCCGTCCTGGCCGACAAGATCGCCGAGGGCGTCCGCGACGCCGGCCAGACACCCGTGGTGCTGAAGATTGACAACGCCGCCCAGGACTTCGCGCCGATCATCGAGCAGATCACCGCGGCCGACGCGGTGGTGTTCGGCGCCCCGACCTACATGGGCGACGTCTCGGGCGTGTTCAAAGTGTTCGCCGACGCCACGGCCGGGGCGTTCTTCACCGGCGCCTGGAAGGACAAGCTGGCCGCGGGCTTCACCAACTCGCACAGCTTCGCCGGCGACAAGGGTCACGCCCTGGAAAGCCTGACCATCCTGGCCGCCCAGCACGGCATGAACTGGGTGAACCTGGGCCTGGCCCCTCCCGGGGTCACCGCCGCCGAGCGCGGCCCCGACACGATCAACCGCGTCGGCTCGTTCATCGGCCTGGCCGGCCAATCGGACAACGCCTCGCCCGAGATCAGCCCGCCGGCCGGCGACCGCGAGACCGCCCGCCTGTTCGGCGTGCGCATCGCCGAGGCCGCCGTGCGCTGGACGCGCGGCGCCCAGCCGGCGCTCAGCGAAGCGGCCTAG
- a CDS encoding SDR family NAD(P)-dependent oxidoreductase: MARRLALITGASAGIGAAFARIYASHGYDVALTARRLDRLEALAAEIRLRFGVEAYPIAADLAQPDAVDQVLAAIEAEGRVVDALVNNAGYGLPGAYAQTQWTDQAAFLQVLLVSVCGLTHKVLPGMVERGFGRIVNVASLAGLAPGAAGHTLYAATKSFLVKFSQSLHLETQASGVHVSALCPGFTYSEFHDVNGTRAHVSQSLPAWLWLGADEVAAAGYEAVEANRAICVPGAPNKAIAALAKLIPDDWALALMASQGSRFRKI; the protein is encoded by the coding sequence ATGGCCCGCCGCCTCGCCCTGATCACCGGCGCCTCCGCCGGCATCGGGGCCGCCTTCGCCCGCATCTACGCCAGCCACGGCTATGACGTGGCCCTGACCGCGCGCCGGCTGGACCGGCTGGAGGCCCTGGCCGCCGAGATCCGCCTGCGGTTCGGGGTCGAGGCCTATCCGATCGCCGCCGACCTGGCCCAGCCCGACGCCGTCGACCAGGTGCTGGCCGCCATCGAGGCCGAAGGCCGGGTGGTCGACGCCCTGGTCAACAACGCCGGCTACGGCCTGCCCGGCGCCTACGCCCAGACCCAGTGGACCGACCAGGCGGCCTTCCTGCAGGTGCTGCTGGTCTCGGTCTGCGGCCTGACCCACAAGGTGCTGCCGGGCATGGTCGAGCGCGGCTTCGGCCGGATCGTCAACGTCGCCTCCCTGGCGGGCCTCGCCCCCGGCGCGGCCGGCCACACCCTCTATGCGGCGACCAAGAGCTTTCTGGTGAAGTTCTCCCAGAGCCTGCACCTGGAGACGCAAGCCAGCGGCGTCCACGTCAGCGCCCTGTGCCCGGGCTTCACCTATTCGGAATTTCACGACGTCAACGGCACCCGCGCCCACGTCAGCCAGAGCTTGCCCGCCTGGCTGTGGCTGGGCGCCGACGAGGTGGCCGCCGCCGGCTACGAGGCCGTCGAGGCCAATCGCGCGATCTGCGTGCCCGGCGCGCCCAACAAGGCCATCGCCGCGCTGGCCAAGCTGATTCCCGACGACTGGGCCCTGGCCCTGATGGCCAGCCAGGGTTCGCGGTTTCGGAAGATCTAG
- a CDS encoding MarC family protein, with translation MSQAELAVNFFVALFALIDPIGNVPLFAAATLGAAAAGRRMVAVYIGLFVAAFLIFFYFTGVSLLEFFGISMPAFRIAGGIILFILGLDMVRDDFTTMFADAAEGVEGQSARVYAKQRFERLIVPFAMPLLIGPGAISTVIIYASEAKGFGLAGVAIGCGVIAAVAAVLVATFWASPIISRVLGRIGMSIVVRVLGLILCALAVQFVLIGVGDATRGLVRQDAKAPYADHR, from the coding sequence ATGAGCCAGGCCGAGCTCGCCGTCAACTTCTTCGTCGCCCTGTTCGCCCTGATCGACCCGATCGGCAACGTGCCGCTGTTCGCCGCCGCCACCCTGGGCGCGGCCGCCGCCGGCCGGCGGATGGTGGCGGTCTATATCGGCCTGTTCGTCGCCGCCTTCCTGATCTTCTTCTATTTCACCGGCGTGTCGCTGCTGGAGTTCTTCGGCATCTCGATGCCGGCCTTCCGCATCGCCGGGGGCATCATCCTGTTCATCCTGGGCCTGGACATGGTGCGCGACGACTTCACCACCATGTTCGCCGACGCGGCCGAGGGCGTGGAGGGTCAGTCGGCGCGGGTCTACGCCAAGCAGCGGTTCGAGCGGCTGATCGTGCCGTTCGCCATGCCGTTGCTGATCGGGCCGGGCGCGATCTCGACGGTGATCATCTACGCCAGCGAAGCCAAGGGTTTTGGCCTGGCCGGCGTGGCCATCGGCTGCGGGGTGATCGCGGCCGTCGCGGCGGTGCTGGTGGCCACCTTCTGGGCCTCGCCGATCATCAGCCGGGTGCTGGGCCGGATCGGCATGAGCATCGTGGTGCGGGTGCTGGGCCTGATCCTCTGCGCCCTGGCGGTGCAGTTCGTGCTGATCGGGGTGGGCGACGCGACGCGGGGCCTGGTGCGTCAGGACGCCAAGGCGCCGTACGCGGATCACAGGTAG
- the pyrF gene encoding orotidine-5'-phosphate decarboxylase, with amino-acid sequence MTPKLLADPRLILPLDLPSVAEARAMVDTLGDAVSFYKIGLELLATDGMALARDLKGEGKSIFLDWKLHDIGATVERSARVLAGAGCDLLTVHAEPQVMQAAVKAKGGSDLKILAVTVLTSLNDADLIELGYAFSARDLVARRIRQAVDCGVDGIVSSPHEAALAREIAGPDFLVVTPGVRPFWSAKNDQARAATPAEALKAGASHLVCGRPITAANDPREAALKVVAEMAGA; translated from the coding sequence ATGACCCCCAAACTCCTGGCAGATCCGCGCCTGATCCTGCCGCTCGACCTGCCCAGTGTCGCTGAGGCCCGAGCGATGGTCGACACGCTGGGCGATGCGGTGTCGTTCTACAAGATCGGGCTGGAGCTGCTGGCCACCGACGGCATGGCTCTGGCCCGCGACCTGAAAGGCGAGGGCAAGTCGATCTTTCTGGACTGGAAGCTGCACGACATTGGCGCGACCGTCGAGCGCTCGGCCCGGGTGCTGGCGGGGGCCGGCTGCGACCTGCTGACCGTCCACGCCGAGCCGCAGGTGATGCAGGCCGCCGTCAAGGCCAAGGGCGGCTCGGACCTGAAGATCCTGGCCGTCACCGTGCTGACCAGCCTGAATGACGCCGACCTGATCGAACTTGGTTATGCTTTTTCCGCCCGCGACCTGGTCGCCCGGCGCATCCGCCAGGCGGTGGACTGCGGCGTGGACGGCATCGTCTCGTCCCCGCACGAAGCCGCCCTGGCCCGCGAGATCGCCGGCCCCGACTTCCTGGTGGTGACCCCGGGTGTGCGCCCCTTCTGGTCGGCCAAGAACGACCAGGCTCGCGCCGCCACCCCGGCCGAAGCCCTGAAGGCCGGCGCCAGCCACTTGGTCTGCGGCCGTCCGATCACGGCGGCCAACGACCCGCGTGAGGCGGCGCTGAAGGTGGTGGCCGAGATGGCCGGGGCCTGA